TTATAGCCAGGCCAGCGGAACTTGACCTCAATGAGCTCTTGCCAGGCTGCCCCGTCTACAACACATTGCCCTTATCTATTCCCTACCTAAATTCTGATAGTCTGTTCATAAACTATTTGGGTGTTAATACTATGGCATAATAATGCTGGGGGGTAACTGAGCATGAAAACCATAATCGAACCCTTCCGAATCAAGTCCGTGGAGCCGATCCGCATGACTACCCGCGAGGAACGGGAGGCCATCCTAAAAAAGGCCCGCTACAATCTCTTCTCCTTGAGCGCTGAAGATGTGCTCATCGACCTGCTCACTGACAGCGGCACGGGTGCCATGAGTAGTGAGCAGTGGGCGGCGGTGATGCGGGGCGACGAGTCCTACGCCGGGAGCGCCAGCTGGCGGCGGTTTGAGGCGGCGGTGAAGTCCATCATGGGCTTTGAGTACGTGATCCCTACCCATCAAGGCCGGGCGGCCGAGCGCATCCTGTTCTCCATCCTGTGCAAAGCGGGCCACGTGGTGCCTAATAACACCCACTTTGATACTACGCGCGCCAACGTGGAGTATCAGGGGGCCGAGGCGGTGGACCTGGTGATCCCTGAAGGGAGGGTACCGGAAGCGATACACCCCTTTAAGGGCAATATGGACATCGGGCCACTCGAAGAGCTCATCGCCGGGGTAGGGCCGCAGCGTATTCCCCTGATCATGCTCACTATTACAAACAATTCCATGGGTGGGCAGCCGGTGTCCATGGCCAACATTAAGGCAGTGGCCGGGATAGCCCACCGTCACGGCATTCCGCTCTACTTTGATGCCTGCCGCTTCGCCGAAAATGCCTTCTTTATCAAGCTGCGGGAGCCAGGGTACGAGAAAAAGTCGGTGCGGGAGATCGTGTCGGAGATGTTCTCCTACGCCGACGGCTGCACCATGAGTGCCAAGAAAGATGGCCTAGCCAATATCGGCGGTTTTTTGTGCACCAATGACGAAAGCCTGGCCCAGCAGGAGAAGGATTTGCTGATTCTCACCGAAGGCTTTCCCACCTACGGCGGGCTGGCCGGGCGTGACCTGGATGCCATCGCTGTGGGGCTGGAAGAAGTGCTTCACGAGGATTACCTCACCTATCGCCTGGCCTCGACGCGTTACCTGGGTGAGCACATTGCTCGGGAGGGAGTGCCGATCGTGCAGCCGCCGGGCGGCCACGCCATCTACATCGATGCCAAGGCCATGCTGCCGCACATTGCGCCACTGCAGTTCCCGGGGCAGGCGCTGGCCTGCGAGCTCTACCTGGAGGCGGGCATCCGGTCGGTGGAGATCGGCTCGGTGATGTTTGCTCGTACTGAGGTGGAGGGTGGGGAGGAGGTCCCGGCGGATATGGAGCTGGTACGCCTGGCAGTTCCCCGACGGGTCTACACCCAGAGCCATGTAGACTTCGTGGTGGAGGCCATCCTGAACGTGTACCAGCGGCGGGAGGATATCCGGGGCTTTAAGCTGACTTACCAGGCGCCGTATCTGAGACACTTCACGGCCCAGTTCGAGCGGGTGTGATGACGAATCATGCCCAGCACGGAACAAGATAGGTTCATTGGTTTCTCACCCAAAACGCTGGCGTTTCTGAAGGGGCTTGAGGGAAATAATAACAAGATATGGTTCGAGGCGCACAAACAGGACTATCTGGCATATTTATTAGAGCCACTGCAGCGATTAGTCGCCGATCTGAGCGAGTTTATGCTGACCATTGATCCCCTCTTCGAAACGAGACCGGCCATTGATAAAACCATATCCAGAATCTATCGCGATACGAGATTTTCCAAGGATAAGTCCCCTTTCAGGGCAAGGATGTGGCTGACCTTTAAGAGGCCCCGTCGGGACTGGAAAGCGGCGCCGGCATATTTTTTTGAGATCTCGCCGGATTCGTACCGGTATGGTATGGGCTTTTATAGTGCTCCAAGAGCTGCTATGGAAAAAATTCGTGAGATGATGGACAATGATGCAGACGAGTTCCAGAAGGCTGTGTCGATATATAAACATCAGTCGGTCTTTACAATGGAGGGAGATAAATATAAGAGAAGGCTAGATCCAGCCAAACCGGAAGAAATCCAGGAGTGGTATCAGAGAAGAAATATTTACTTCGTCTGTAATCGGAATATTGACGAGGTTCTCTTCAGCAAGCGTCTGAATGATGATCTCATTTCCGGATTTAGAATACTGGCGCCCATCTACAATTTTCTCTGGAAAGTAGTGGCTGCATCTTGAGTGTATAGGCAGTCAAGAGATCCTTCACTTCGTCAGGATGACATCGAAAGCGGAGCTCGTTTCAAGAGAGACTTACTGATGATCCGTCTTATAATCCCGGACCAAAGGGCTCTTGTCAGTAAAACTACTCATCCAGAATGATCGCGTTAACAGCTCTTTCCCTGACTGTGATGCCGCAAAGTGTAGCTGCAGGGTATCGGAAAATGTTGCGTCAGGGA
The Candidatus Neomarinimicrobiota bacterium DNA segment above includes these coding regions:
- a CDS encoding DUF2461 domain-containing protein, whose amino-acid sequence is MPSTEQDRFIGFSPKTLAFLKGLEGNNNKIWFEAHKQDYLAYLLEPLQRLVADLSEFMLTIDPLFETRPAIDKTISRIYRDTRFSKDKSPFRARMWLTFKRPRRDWKAAPAYFFEISPDSYRYGMGFYSAPRAAMEKIREMMDNDADEFQKAVSIYKHQSVFTMEGDKYKRRLDPAKPEEIQEWYQRRNIYFVCNRNIDEVLFSKRLNDDLISGFRILAPIYNFLWKVVAAS
- a CDS encoding tryptophanase produces the protein MKTIIEPFRIKSVEPIRMTTREEREAILKKARYNLFSLSAEDVLIDLLTDSGTGAMSSEQWAAVMRGDESYAGSASWRRFEAAVKSIMGFEYVIPTHQGRAAERILFSILCKAGHVVPNNTHFDTTRANVEYQGAEAVDLVIPEGRVPEAIHPFKGNMDIGPLEELIAGVGPQRIPLIMLTITNNSMGGQPVSMANIKAVAGIAHRHGIPLYFDACRFAENAFFIKLREPGYEKKSVREIVSEMFSYADGCTMSAKKDGLANIGGFLCTNDESLAQQEKDLLILTEGFPTYGGLAGRDLDAIAVGLEEVLHEDYLTYRLASTRYLGEHIAREGVPIVQPPGGHAIYIDAKAMLPHIAPLQFPGQALACELYLEAGIRSVEIGSVMFARTEVEGGEEVPADMELVRLAVPRRVYTQSHVDFVVEAILNVYQRREDIRGFKLTYQAPYLRHFTAQFERV